GCAGCGAAGGATCAGCGTGGAGAAATTTCTTGACACCTCGGGACCTTGTGCATATCCCCACAAAGTGGGAACCCGTTCTAGAAGCTTGAATGTGACAAGGGTCTTGGCGAACGCTTATCTGCATATTCATAGTCTGCTATACTGTCTAATCAAAGTCCCTCGGACCTCCGGAGGGGCTGAGGCTCGTCGGGGAACCTGCGGAGGCGGGGGATGGGGGTCTCGAATCTCCATCTTGGAGGGTGGTGATACCTCTCGGTGTGGGCTACCGAGCTCGCATCTAGAGGTTACCCTCACCTGACTGGCAAACACCGAAGGGCCCGTCCACAAGCCATGGTTCGATTGTGTCGGGAGGGATTGGAAGTGCTACCCCTTCGGAGCTGGACTTTCCCGTTCTCTAACTAGGAGTGTACCAACAGACTTGTAAGCCACCCTCACCATAGGAAGGTGAGGGGACCGGGAGTGCGCCTCGGGAAGGGAAGCGGTGTTCGCTCGCACCGGAGCCGAACGATGGCTCAGTCGGAGAGGATACACTCGACCGTTTTGTAACCTAATCGGCTTGGTGGCTAAGAGTCTTGCTGGTCCTTGCTGAGCATAAATTGTAACCACATCCCCATGAGGTGATGACGGCATTCACACGCATCCTATCTCCAACAAGATCTTTGCAATGACCGCCTCCTTCAATCACGACTCTATCTCAGAGTCATCCATCAACAGCCCAAGCTCTCCCGCCAAAGTCGAGATGGTTCAGACCAAAGCGCTCAAGGAACTGCCCAGCGATTCGACGCTGCAGCCTCATGTTGGTGAGCGGGAGGAGGTGTTGCTTTGGAGCAGGGTCAGGGAGACCTGCCAGGATGCCTTTTCGGAATTCTTTGGCACCTTTATCATGATTCTGTTTGGCGACGGCGTTGTTGCTCAGGTTGTTCTGAGCAGAGGAACCAAGGGTGACTATCAGAGCATCTCTTGGGGTTGGGGGTAAGTCTTGAATCGCGATAGTCGACCTGTGCTTTGATTAACTTGCTCGACTAGATTGGGCGTCATGCTTGGAGTATACGTCGGTGGTAAATCAGGAGGCCATCTGAACCCCGCCGTGACTTGGGCGAACTGTCTCTTCAGAGGCCATCCCTGGCGCAAGCTCCCCATCTATGCCATTGCTCAAACCCTCGGAGCCAtggctgccgctgccgtCGTCTACGGCAACTACAAGTCAGCCATCAACGCGTACGAGGGCGGCCCAGGCATCCGAACCGTCACAGGCGAGAACGCGACGGCGGGCATCTTTTGCACGTATCCCGCTGCCTTCATGACGCGTACCGGCATGGTATTCTCCGAGTTCATCGCCAGCACGATCCTGCAGTTTGTCATCTTTGCATTGGCAGACAGCACCAACATTGGTGCTGGGCCGTTGATGCCTCttgccttgttcttcttgatctttgGTATCGGTGCTTGCTGGGGTTGGGAGACTGGCTATGCCATCAACTTGGCTCGTGACTTTGGACCGCGGTTGGTTTCGTACATGCTCGGATACGGAACTGAAGTTTGGTCTGCGGGAGGATACTATTTCTGGGTGAGTCAAGCTTTGATTGATTATGGCGCACTCAACTGACCTTGATTATAGATTCCAATGGTGATACCGTTCCTTGGTACATCTTTTGGTGGTTTCCTCTATGATACCTTCATGTACACTGGCCCTAGCCCAATGAACACTCCCTACATGGGATTCAAGCGGCTCGTAACTCCTCGTCGATCAGTCTGGTCAAACACCTATGACCGCGCTCTGGATTCGCAGGTGTAGGATTCTCTCGTTGGGCATGTTTGAGGACTCGGGCGCTTTCGAGGTGGGGCGGGGTGTTCGAGAGTCTTTGAAAAGTCAAGTTTGATGGGTGAAAGGGAAACAACAGGAAACGAAACAGAAGATGGGAAAGACAGAACCCAGATGGCGGCAATGAGAAACATATTTGGAGAACATTATAGTTAGTTACGTAGTGCGTCAATTGATAGCGTTGATCGTCTGAAGAACGTTTGCCTCAACCCCACGGTGCCCACCTCGCGATTCTCCACTGGAGTTTGTGATCAGCGCTGGTGGAACTTGGAAGTGTCAGCATTCTGAGACATTGCGAGATCGTTGTGGATATCCtttggagttgatggcaaTGTTCAACTCAATCGATGAACACTTAGTGATGAGGAAATCTTTGGTGGGATTGTTTCGAGTGCATAGCAGTTGGCCAACTCGCTGGTTATCAATGGTTTTTATCAGAACGTTTGGCTCCAGTATTTCTCCTCCACTGTATCTTGGGCATCAATAATTTAGCCTCGATATCAAGTGATATTCAAACCACATCATCCTAATTACAATGCTTAAAGCCTATCAAGCGAGAAAGTCTGCTGAGATTTGACTTGGATAACGCGATTCATCAATGCTCCAACTCCAGGGTGAGTTGACGCCGAGCCGTGATACAACGTAGCAGGATATTTGACCCACACCAGCCAAACGGAGTGGATACGTAAGAAGCTGCATGGTTTTGCGGCTCCCTTCCAGAAAGCGTACCTAGTCCGAATGGTACCAACCTGCATGCGCCTCTTACCTGAAGAACGCATCGAGCCAAGCCAACAGCATTTTCCTGTACCTCGGTGAATATCAGCACGTGGCCACCACGGAAGCCAAGTTTGCCGCCGGAGGAGGCGGGCGCAAGACGGATCCTTCGGTCGTGCTCGGTGAATTATGGTCGGTACCAAACCCCGACATGCATCTGCCAGGGGTCATGACACTAATCCCTGTATAGCTTAGCATCTCGGTGTTGAAATACCGACATGCATATGGCGGATGAGGCTGAGCGTTGGTCATGACACGGCAAGAATTGGCTCACTTGCATGTTGGAGGTTTTACGGGACGACCTCACTTGTCAGATGCGAGTTTCTGGCGGGGCAGGGGTTTCATTTCGACGGGGACTTGAGGGAGAAAATAGTCACGAGGAGAAATGTTGGAGCGTGATTTGGCGTGGCCGACATGTCCTCTCCGGTTCTTTGCCGAAGAAAGCGTCAGGTATGATATCAGAGGTGCTCGAGTGGCCCATTTTCACCCGGCAAATGATGGAATCTTTTTTTCCAATGCGACGATCATACTCAAGTTATCGTCTGTTATAAACATACTTTTCTCTTTGCTCTAAGTTGATCGACTTGACACCATACTCAAGACCTACCCTGCCACCCCAATTCCTATCGACGCGCTCAAAGCTGTCCAAGAgcccttgaggagctcaGAACACCCCCTCGTCAAGAGCACAAGCCAACCACCATGCAGCAGCGACTTCGAACAGTCAAGCGGCCGCTGCTAGTCGCCTGCGCTGCTGCAACAGCTACCGTAGCAGCCGGCAGCATCGTCTACGCGACTCGAAACAAGACACATTCAATCGACAAGCCCATTGCTCCTCTCCAGCGCGATTCCGCCGGCCGTATCGTGCCACCTACCTTCCAAGCTCCAAAGAGCCGCGCCGAACAGCTTGCCGACCTACGCCGCAGCAGCGAACCGGACAAGAGTGCTCAATATGATCTACTCAtcatcggcggcggcgcaaCCGGAACAGGCATCGCCCTTGATGCCGTCACACGCGGATTGAAAGTCGCACTCGTTGAGCGCGACGACTTCTCCTCGGGGACAAGCTCCAAGAGCACAAAGCTCGTGCATGGCGGTGTTCGCTATCTCGAAAAGGCAGTCTGGAACCTCGACTACGGTCAGCTCCAGCTCGTCATGGAAGCCTTGAGAGAGCGCAAGACATTTCTCAACATTGCGCCGCATCTATCAAGTTCGCTGCCAATCTTGTTGCCGTTGCAACGTTGGTGGGAGGCGCCCTACTTTTGGGCTGGTACCAAGGCTTATGACCTTCTCGCTGGCTCGCAAGGCCTTGAGAGTTCTTATTACTTGAGTAAGAGCAAAGCGCTTGCCGCGTTTCCGTTATTGCGACGAGATAATATGGTTGGCGCTCTGGTGTACTATGATGGCCAACACAACGATTCAAGAATGAACGTCGCTCTGGCAATGACGGCTTCTCAATATGGAGCCACCATTCTCAATCATGTCGAGGTCACGGGTCTTGAGAAAGACGTCAATGGTCAAATATGCGGTGCCAAGGTACGAGATGTCCTTGACGGATCGCAAGCCTTCACAGTCCATGCCAAGGGCGTCATCAATGCGACTGGTCCCTTCACCGACGCGATTGAACAAATGGATGAGCCCTCTCGAGAGCCCATCGTCGCTCCCTCATCTGGCGTCCACATCATGCTGCCAAAGAGGCTATGCCCCAATGGAATGGGAATGCTTGACGCAGCCACCTCAGACGGCCGTGTCATCTTTGTTCTTCCTTGGCAAGGCTTCACTCTGGCTGGAACGACGGACAACCCTTGCAACGTTGAGAAGGCTCCTGTCGCGCAGCAAGACGATGTGGATTTCATTCTCAATGAGGTTAGCAAGCTCTTGTCGCCAGAATCGGTGCTCTCCAGGGATGACGTACTGGCAGCTTGGTCAGGTTAGTGAACAATTTGTCTTCAACGTTTGAGCATCTACTTACACCACATAGGAATTCGTCCTCTAGTCCGCGACCCACGAGCCAAAAACACCGAATCTCTTGTCAGAAGCCATCTCATCACCGTCTCTCCCTCAGGTCTTCTCACCTGCGCAGGTGGGAAATGGACTACCTACCGACAAATGGCTGAAGACAcggttgatgaagccatcaagacttTCAACCTCCAACCGCGTGCCATACCTCTTCCTGATATCAGCGGTGCCGGACTACCAGGGTTCACGACTAGCGGTGTCTGCTGCACACGCAAAGTACCCCTAGTAGGCGCACATGGCTACTGGTCTTCGCTTGCCTCGCGACTGATGGAGGTGTTCCCCATCGAGGCTGATATTGCCTACCACCTTGCCACCAACTACGGCGACCGAGCCTGGGCACTACTCGCCATTTCACCACGTCTAAACACTCGACTTTTGCCAAATCTCCCCttcatcgaggccgagatcaCTCATGGCGTGCGCTCCGAGGCCGCTTGCACAGCCGCGGACGTCATCGCCCGCCGGACCCGTCTGTCGTTCCTTGATGCTTCAAAAGCGCTGCAGGTTCTGCCAAGGGtcatcgacatcatggcTGCAGAGCTTCACTGGACCGCAGCCAGAAAGGAGCAAGAATTGACAGACACTATTAGATTTCTTGATTCGATGGGTCTGAAACAGGACAAGATTGCATCCGCCCAAGACGAGAAACTGCGCATCAAGGCTAGCGGTTCTGTACCTGTGCCTCAGCGGCCAACCATGGCTGGGGGCATTGAGGTGGATGTGAATGGACTTGGTGCTGGGCAGGCGCTGAGAGATACTCGGGTTATCTAGCATTGACAGCCTGAACGAAAAATGGCGGACAGAGAGGATAGAGTATAGATTGCTCGAGGGACCTGGGATTACAGATAAATTGCTACTATAAGAGGCGTGTCTTGGGGGCTGGATAGGGCGTATAGAATTGTTTATTCATGAAATGTTTTAATTTATTGCTATACCAAAACTTAAAGATGTCTGATGGCCAGTCACGTAGGACCCCTTTTATAACTCCCAGACATTCTCAAGGACTGACTTTATCTATTAAATAACTAACATCTTATGCCGATGGGCCTTTAGGTACTGCTTCCATTTAAGTCATCCATCTAATTACTGCAAAGATTTATACTGTCCCGTCACCTTGAAAGGCACTGTCAAGGTATCCCAGTCGGCCGCCACCTCCGGCCGGCCAAAGGGCACAAGGACGGCAAATCGCAATACATAATCGCCACGGGCAAtcttggtgccgttggcAAGCTTGCCAAACCACCAGTACTCGCGCTTATCGTATCCGGGCATGGCCGCTGCTCGACCAGTGTTTATCAAGGGATAATCCGTCGTCTCGTCTGGGTTCCAGCCCTGGTCATCAAACCACTTGGGAACCTGTCCCGCCCCAACCCACCATGTGCCCGAGCCCACGTACTTGTTCTTTCCCGGGACGAGGGGCCACTTCCACGCACGCTCCGTCCATCCCTTTTCGAAGATGTCGTAGCGGAGCTGACGCGTGCCCCAGCCGATGCCGGCCCAGATGACGGGGAAATCCTGGGCGGTGAggttgaaggagaaggagggagTAGAACCATTGACGCCCTGCTGAACGGGTGGATCGAGAGATTGCATACGCGGCTCGGAAAGGAACATGTTCTTGAACGCTCCCTTCAGATCAgcgccgacgccgacgaaGGGGACGGCAAGACGGTCGCCGTTGGAGCCCGAGACGATGATGTTGCCGCCGTATAGGGGCATGCTTGGTTTATACCAGTCGGACTTGTCGGGGTTCTGGAAGGAGACGGTGACCTCCTTGCTCTTGCCGGGCTGCAGGGTGAACTTTTTGGGAAGTGTCACATTGATGGAGTAGTCGTTCCACTGCAGGTAGCTGTACTCCTTGACAATGGTGTCGTACTCTCCGTTGCCCAGGGTGCTGACGCCCTGCGAGTCCTCCTTGGTAAGAGAGTACTCGACAGGCtttttgctgttgttgatgacggtgATCTTGTGGCGGCCAGAGAAAAAGCGAGTGTCGTTAAGGGCCATGGGCTCATACATCAGGTCAGTTGTTGACGCGAAGAGGCTTGTGGCGTTGATCAGGCCGCCTCCGATCTGGGCAACTGAAGCGGTCGGCTCGCTCCAGCTCCACTGATTCACCTTGCGGACATTGGACACAAGGCGATTATGCATCACCTTGGCAAACTTGGCGCCGTTCTGCGTGCCTCGGCCGCCGAATTGGCCAATGTAGAGAGCCGCGACTCCGGCGAGATAGGGTGTCGCCATCGAGGTGCCGCTGTACACAGCCCAACCGTGGTTGAAGACGGTGCTGTAGATAGATGCCCCTGGGGCGCCAACGTCGGGCTTCAGCTGCAGGTCGAAGAGGGGTCCCCACGAGGTGCTATAGTCGGGGACGGCCAGGTTTTCATCGCGGTTCGAGTATGTGTCAATGTTGGAAACAGCAAGGACGCCCTTGGCACCAGAGGGGGACAAGGCGCGAAAAGGCCCGCCGTCGCCCCCGTTGCCCACAGACACGGTGATGACCACGCCCTTGTTGGCAAGACGTGTCGCGACCTCTTCCCAGGCACCGTCGGaccaaccaccaccgaggccgATGCTGGCTGTGATAATGTCGACGCCAGCCTCGTATGCTGCGAGGAAGGCGTCaatgttgatggcctcatcggTGCCGTCCCGGGCATAAGTCTTGTATGCGTAGATGGTAGCCTCGGGGGCGACGCCGGACCagttcttgcccttgccggcCACGATGCCGGCCACGTGCGTGCCATGGTCTTGCAGACCCATCGGGTCGTCGTCGGGTTCTCTAGGTCCCTTGGGCCAGTTCCCATCACCGGCAAAGTCGTAGCCACCGGCGACCTTGAACCCGGGACCGAAGCCGCCTCCCAGGTCGGGGTGGGTGTAGTCGACGCCAGTGTCGACGACGGCAATCTTGacgcccttgcccttgatgccCTTCTGGTGAAGAGCCCACACGCCTGTCGCGTTGTGGACGTCGTACTCATTCGGGTTGAGATCAGATCCAGGCGGGAGGTCGGTCGAGTTATCAGTCGCCTGTCTGGCAACAACCCTCATGGGCTCGTAGAAGCGGTTGGGCCAGACATTGGCGACCTCGGGGAGGGCCAGGAGTTCCTCGGCCGTGTGCTTTTTGGCCTCGATGTTGGCGCCGTAGAAGATGTCGCTGTGGAAGTCTCGGACAACTCTGATGCTAGTATCGCGGGAGAAGATGTTGTCTCGCTTGGTGATACCGTTCTTGTACTCGACGATATAGCTGTTGGATGGCTTGACGAAGTCGAGCTCGGCACCTAAGGCGAGCCCAGCGGCCACCAATAGGTGAAGGGTGGCGTGCAATAGCATCGTTGGCTAGGAACTAAACGGGATGTCGTCTATTCCTTCTAGAAGCACTAGAAACACAGcggccgccatcgccatttTAAATAGCATGTCTCGGCTCCATAATAACGAGCATTGCCGTAATAAAAGGAAGGTTTGCAATACGAGATTGGCATGTGGGGGGGTTTGCCCCTTTCCCGTATTGCCAGTCCTAAGATACCCATGCGCCCTATGTGAAACGCGCGTTACTAAACTGACAAACCGGTACTTAAATAAAGATCACCGTCTGCCATGACATCATGTCAACCAGGTGACTTTGTGGGCCTTAAATCTCCGATTGAGAGGCTGGTTTTACGTTCGGTTGGCCCCTCAGGAGTCGTACGTCATCTACCTAGTTCACTGCTTTGACAGGGGTCTTCTATAATCCCACATTTTACGTCAGTCTTGGGGAACCTTGTTATAAACTTAGAAAGCTTAACCTATTATTAGCTTCCCTAGAAGTTCTAGTTAAGGGGGGATTCAAGAGTTTTGTGACGGAGTAAGCACTCTACTAACCCTAACCCAACGCCGCGACTAGCAATTCGTGCGGCCCATAGTTCGCCCACTGTTTTGTTTGGGCATGTGGCTCTGCCATATCCGTTAAAATCAATAGTTTCTAAAGGCACTAGTTCATTTCACGTTATATAGAGCTACCTATGTTATGGTAAGTGCATTGCAGGCCATTGTGAGAAGGGCAAATAAAACTGGCAATGTGTCACTCCGCTGATAAAATTGCATAATGGTCGACATGCCTCGAAGTTTCATGCGATATGGTATAGCTCAAGGCGGGTGTCCAGTTCAGCCGGGCACACCGAGACGCCAGTACTGCCGATCGAGCATATAATTGACCCTCTTATTATAGTAGAGCCTGATTTCGCCCGAGGTGAAGGCGTGAGACTGATAGCGCCTATTAATTGGTCTTGGAATCAGCCCCGTTTGCCAGAAATGCCTCGATCTCAAAATTGGCCCCGTGATGGATGCATACGCTTCAGTGGCCGACAAGTTGCTAGAGCACGGCGCTGGTAGGGTCGACCTTGACCATGTGGACAAGAAGGGCCGCACACCGCTCGAACTGGCATTGGAGGCTGGAAGTGAATTGATCAAGGGCCTGCTGCTAGCGGCTGAGGCAAGGTTATCTGCAGGCTCGACAAAGGAGACGAATCACGATCGGGAGCTGCTGCTTCCCGGTACCGATTCCACGGATATCCCCCCGACAAGAGAGATtacaacagcagcagccactcCATTCTCAACCGTGCAGTATGTTCAAGGTGGTACATCGTGTTGGGCATCAAGCTGAGTGTtcaaggggaggaggattgCCAAGGTGTGGACAACGAGGAGGAACTTTGTGCGCAATGCGATGCTCTCGACATTGACCGTCTGTTTTCGCGGTGCCCATTGGGCATCTCCAAGGGAATTTTAGTATCCAAAGTAGGCAATATGGACAAGAGGCCGAGGTCGTGTCCCATGTGCCGGCTGATGGCAGCTGTTAAGcccgtcctcgacgacgattTGGATGCAGCCGACTGCGAGCTACGGGCCTTCTCGAGCAACCGCAAGTGGCTGGAGATCGACCAGCAGACCGACCTCTCGCCTAACTGGGTCGACACGGTGTTTCTTGGTGTCGTGCCTCCCGGGATCCAATGACGAGTACCGCGAAAATTCCCTCACGGTGAATCGGCTGCGGACTGACGCCATCGACTACTGCAAGATTCGTAGCTGGATCGACCGCTGCGAGGTATATCACGGCCGGCCATGCAACACACCCACCTCCCGGCAAATCCCCCACTAATGCCTCATTGACTGCAAGTCACCCGAGCTGGTCATCGTGGCCCCATTAGAGACCGTCTCATTCGTCGCCTTGAGCTGTGtcgggggaggggggggTGCAAGGATGGACCTGATAAGACCGACTACGCCCTCATTCGGGATGCCATTACCGTTACTCTTCGGCTCGGGTATAGGTACCTTTGGGTTGACCGATACTGCACACTCAAATCGGACCCTAAAGCCTTCTCTAGCCAACTGCAGGCCATGAACACCGTGTGTGAAAAAGCACAGGTggccatcgtcgccgccgcctgcGATGACACAACCTCCGGACTGCCCGGGGTCAGCGACCGTCCGATGATCCGTCAACCTGCTTTCGTGTCAAGGGCCATGTGCTGACGGCTATCCCGCCCGATCCATGCTACGACGTGCGCAAGTCGACCTGGCGGACGCGGGGGTGGACGTTCCAGGAGGGCATCCTGTCACGAAGGCGACTGGTCTTTACAAAGAAAGAGGTCCTCTACGAGTGCCAGGGCATGGTCATCCGCGAGGACGTCGAGGTTCCTCTCCGTTTCCACAAGGTAGTcgcctcgtcgccgtcaagCCGACTATTGAAGCACCAGGAGCGGGGGTTTCCCCGCAAAGGCATCAAGACATCTCGCATGAAATATGAGGGTATTTGGCCTCTGATTGCTGAATATACGACTCGTCAACTCGCATACGACTCAGATATCTTCAGCGCTATGCTCGGCATTTTCGACGGGCTTTCCGAGCGAGAGccgcccatccatcacatgTGTGGTGTCCCGGTTCTGGTCGAGAACGACAGTTTGCTGGAAGGGTTCACGAGAGGCCTTTGTTGGGCGCTGTTGGAACCTGGAACTTGTCGCTAAGAGTTTCCGAGCTGGTCCTGGACGGGCTGGCGCGGGTTGGTTGACGGGTTTTCCTCGTCGACTACGGCCCTTAAGGAGGGATATTCGATCAAGGTGGATATTATCAACCCACTAGCAGACACATCAGCCCAGATGTTGTCCTGGACAGAGTTTGAAAGACTGGATCCATCTGGAAGAGCGAACCTGCTTCAGTCATGCCATCTCCAAATCACAGGTGCTGCCATTGAGGTTGACCTCTGGCAAGGAGAGAAGAACTTGGACTCTGTGAGGAGCCTCGACGAACACAAAACTGGCTGGCACGCCATGATATAATGGAAATGATGCGATCCACGGCACTCTGTACCTATGCAAAGACCCTGCGGGCGATGCCGAGTTCGCTCGAAGACTGATTGAAGAGCGCTGGCTTGCTATTGTATTAGGGAATTCGGGTGCTTACACTGACTAGAGACCTATGCTGATTCTGGTTGAGAAAATACAGAGTTGCTGGGAAAGGATTGGTTTAATTGAAGCGCGTGGTTGCTACTCAATGGATTTGAAAAGTTTAAAGGAACAGACATTTATCTTAAATTAAtagatataaaatataatttgGAACAATATACTAAGGAAATCATTAATAACAGCTCATTTGGTATGAGAAACTGTCACAAATTTGCCTGTGTATTTTGAAAAGCCGCCAGTCTCCCTGGTCATGAGTGCTCAGAGCAAGACGCCCAACATCGCAACACACAGGCATTCCGGGCGAATGGTTTAGTGGTATAATACTCCCTTAGCAAGTTTCTTCCGAAAGATCCTCGCATCTGGGAGTGGtccagggttcgattccctgtTCGTCCATTAGAGGTGGTTTGAATCCACCATTGTCCACTCTTTTTGCCACTTGCTACCTTTTTTGCGCTACCAGAGGGGCCAAGAGGCTAGTGCCCTCAAGTAATTAGTTCAAGCACCTCAAGGAAAGCAAGCCTTTATGTGTGACTACGAAGCTAGAGGCGGGCTATCGCCTATCAAGACATAATGGCTTGGAACTGTGCAAGGGGAACCGATCCGGACCAATCTTCTCCCCTAACGACGGTATAGCTTCATCTACGAAACATTTCATTTGTCAAGAACTACCAATAAGAAGACTGCTAGCCCGTTTGCAACGGTGTATTGAGAAATGGGTGTCCAGCAAGGGTCCTAGGCTATTGGAGGAGATTTTGGGTGTGACAGACGGAGAAGTTCGCTGAGGACCCAGAAAAGGCCGACACACTGCCTGAGGAGACATGGACAAGTAATGATCAACCGAAAGCGGAGCGTCTATCCGGGCTTTGGGCTTCACGAACTTAGTTAGTGCCTTGGTTCGTGACAGAATTAGGCTTGGGCAGAAGGCCTTGGGTTTCATTAGCCATTCTGCCAGTCTCCGCCAGTGCTGTGGTTTAGGGCAGGCCCACCATCCTCGCAGACAACTCAAGTTGCTATTGCACCGAGAAGCCTAGCCATCTAGCCGCGTTGTCTATCCGTCGGTGGACTTGCGAGGGAATAAGGGTTATGAGTGTCGCTTTATGCTTCACTGGAATGCGGGCATAGATGTACAGCTTAGAGGTTGGGCTAGACCAAAAAAGTTCACTGTGTGTCCATGCTACCAGTGTTTTTTTCGgtatagttgaagcccggcccttgatggaaTAACTGAGCCAAAAGATAGCTACCAGTGCTCGGGAGGGAGGGTCAAGAGCACTCTATCACTTGGAGTCATATTTGTTGATAAAGTAGTGCGCATGCCAGACACTGAACGGCATTGGGTGGCACCATGTTTACCCATGTTGACTTTTCCATAACAGCCGCAATGCATAAACCGCTCCAGATTCCTTTCTATCTCTGCTTCCTGCAACGATCTACTTCTTTTCATTCCAACGCACTAAATACGCTCAGCCTAACTCAGCAGCTTTAACGAACCATAGTCAACACCCGTAAGAGCCCTCCGGTCCTTTGACCTCAACAAGGATGTTTGGTATGACTGGAAGATCACCCTGAGTCAAGGGAATGTGTTAACTTACGAATTGACGGATGTCCTACTGTGGCGGGATGAGTTTTTATTCTGTCCATTGCGATGAGAAGCTGTAAAGCGGCAAAAGTCAGAAGAATGGGACCTCACGTTTAACGGGGCAGCGATTGGGCGCGCAGCATTCGGAGAGGGACCTGGTGACGCCTGTCTATAACGGGTTCGCTCCAAGCATGTCGTAGGTGTGCGAAATCCGGAACTGCCACGATATACTCGAGACTCCCTGATGATATGCCTGGTGGTGTGACCGGAGAATTATCTGCCGGCACCGAGGCCTCTAAATCATGACGCCGCTGCCTGAAGGCATACGCAGCCCGGTACGCAAACCAAAGGCCCACCATAGCAACTAGGAAACTCGGAGCGCCGAAAATAATGGCTATGATGACCTCTGGTGAGAAAAATGCCATCTTTTTCTAGTTCATGAGAGAGATACTTGGTTCCGTAGCAACGCTCGTAAACCAAGGCGAAGTGTGATGTTTCAAGGCGACGCAAAGTTGCTGATGACCAAGTTGCGAATTGCTGAGGAGGTTCGGATCGTATCTGCGTGTGGGTTCAGGAAGGGGAAATAGTTTTGTGCTGGCAAGATGGCATGACTTGGTCCACAATTGGCGTGCTATAGAAATTCAAGTGAAGGAAACTTtgcagaagctgaagaaATTTGTGAGTTTGATAGACAAATTGTTGTTTTTAACTaaaccgtcatcatcatagCCAAAGACCTTGCTGCTTCTTTAATAGCTGTTGGTCATTTCTATCTGCCATGGCAGCTGACGGGGCCAATTCACTTGGACTGTACTGGACATTTGAGC
This window of the Fusarium keratoplasticum isolate Fu6.1 chromosome 3, whole genome shotgun sequence genome carries:
- a CDS encoding Glycerol-3-phosphate dehydrogenase, whose protein sequence is MQQRLRTVKRPLLVACAAATATVAAGSIVYATRNKTHSIDKPIAPLQRDSAGRIVPPTFQAPKSRAEQLADLRRSSEPDKSAQYDLLIIGGGATGTGIALDAVTRGLKVALVERDDFSSGTSSKSTKLVHGGVRYLEKAVWNLDYGQLQLVMEALRERKTFLNIAPHLSSSLPILLPLQRWWEAPYFWAGTKAYDLLAGSQGLESSYYLSKSKALAAFPLLRRDNMVGALVYYDGQHNDSRMNVALAMTASQYGATILNHVEVTGLEKDVNGQICGAKVRDVLDGSQAFTVHAKGVINATGPFTDAIEQMDEPSREPIVAPSSGVHIMLPKRLCPNGMGMLDAATSDGRVIFVLPWQGFTLAGTTDNPCNVEKAPVAQQDDVDFILNEVSKLLSPESVLSRDDVLAAWSGIRPLVRDPRAKNTESLVRSHLITVSPSGLLTCAGGKWTTYRQMAEDTVDEAIKTFNLQPRAIPLPDISGAGLPGFTTSGVCCTRKVPLVGAHGYWSSLASRLMEVFPIEADIAYHLATNYGDRAWALLAISPRLNTRLLPNLPFIEAEITHGVRSEAACTAADVIARRTRLSFLDASKALQVLPRVIDIMAAELHWTAARKEQELTDTIRFLDSMGLKQDKIASAQDEKLRIKASGSVPVPQRPTMAGGIEVDVNGLGAGQALRDTRVI